One genomic region from Colletotrichum lupini chromosome 7, complete sequence encodes:
- a CDS encoding SET domain-containing protein: MSPFRAGSDRDHPSRKGPYIDYARFLPLNTDPASTHYMNRAQAEPPFRDQEESRKKIDIIDLTLNSSPVSRSSIHHQLDADRAPPLRTKVESQGPPGFSLGLAHSLSDPSGGSTAASSNAASVLDPSPPPVSVQPSVSSIDLEDGLNGEMPRPPRLEASLKTPQQVTPPSSTRPSSHQSPKQAAISKKQTPKKDISDVRQIITSLRGYSADISNVHSQLCLYALRSTKPVETRVKTGIDYFADVKLAPADAEKTGTTMTIRAKQHFRGRKVDTLRATHYLPVCVKSDKPAVPRYRFHHTEIIKNVLSPNSMLKFVPVIRDLDPDEERDYNLWLGELERMDKSCGFETLGSRDQRVARTIKKERTATLSLFLDSWLRKIAIDNCNRTTLIRHMASSNSDDAITPQQKTSLVNLHSDDNMAATTPRALKAARVFTEAFDQVFYHDAPKGKEILLRDVLKLDKSVDEIVESKKTAKGGQDDSEKVDSLEQWIETHTVMGCLICYSNSCEHGDYSIENHKRNFSMDCIGMYGRMFSANRTVSSSDPVEPLEPPPPCERQCFQIYGTGSAEAQGKPWTKDETLLLRSLFTILDHNKVRVKAQCATAEILNRDCRDVHRHLQSLDIRLPPIETIDQPRVKSFPWYDRKRKMLLGDWQAETNSHDTKLNRECDPDLCGSCGAVERADPENRHDDALFQTGCQNTAIQRGVSKAVVLGKSQLEGCGYGLFTAEDIAQDEFVIEYTGELIVADEGVRREARRGEAFSVEKSTSYVFSLLDYEGIWVDAAIYGNLSRYINHAVENANVQPGILYVNGEYRIRFSATRNIKAGEELFFNYGENFPNLTKKMIKEKADIEGDAESGPEEGVIPVKRGRGGRRKTVNGTQKSAAQKLATAKIAKSVRTGARKEAPQVTIDDYEALADVDTAPSASRKRKRVAKSDDEDEDFHPSLESEENAEGRAKGKRPAVSRRRSGIQRVRSMGSIIPSDSEADGSQRATPRKRGRARPNSSHGVSNSQTTAKTSANPEKSAVDTPPPKKRRGRPPKNPRPPSPAVEKPQEVEHVENEIRASPLLTRNPEAEGGTISVDLSQPSRSARGRKFTTSALSQSVEDPMDVDEAEAEIDATPSRSRGRRRAEGNSITARGASRGGRTSVSRARRLPTESDAIVDSDEEPLTLTPSSRRKRMQKRVFGPLEVNDSESSFKMPGVGSDSDDDDDDDDDDIVGLKRTSRQRKLPARFRSSDEES, encoded by the exons ATGTCCCCCTTCCGCGCTGGGTCCGACCGGGACCATCCTTCGCGAAAAGGTCCCTACATCGACTACGCCAGATTTCTCCCACTCAACACCGATCCCGCCTCCACCCACTACATGAACCGCGCTCAGGCTGAGCCACCGTTTCGCGATCAAGAAGAATCCAGGAAAAAGATCGATATCATCGATCTAACCCTCAACTCAAGTCCCGTATCACGATCCTCCATTCATCACCAATTGGATGCCGATCGTGCGCCACCCCTCAGAACCAAGGTTGAGAGTCAAGGCCCTCCGGGTTTTTCTCTGGGCCTTGCGCATAGCCTTTCGGACCCGAGCGGCGGCTCAACCGCCGCTTCCAGCAATGCCGCCTCAGTTCTGGATCCTTCGCCACCGCCAGTATCCGTTCAACCTTCGGTCTCATCAATCGACCTGGAGGACGGCCTAAACGGCGAGATGCCTCGACCGCCGCGACTTGAGGCGTCGTTGAAAACGCCTCAACAGGTGACGCCGCCGTCATCTACGCGACCCTCAAGCCATCAGTCTCCCAAGCAAGCCGCCATCTCCAAGAAGCAGACCCCGAAAAAGGACATTTCTGATGTCCGGCAAATCATTACCTCGCTGCGGGGTTACTCAGCCGATATCAGCAATGTACATTCGCAACTGTGCCTCTACGCTCTCAGGTCTACCAAACCTGTCGAGACGCGCGTCAAGACCGGCATAGATTACTTTGCTGATGTCAAACTGGCCCCGGCTGATGCTGAGAAAACGGGCACCACCATGACAATCCGGGCCAAA CAACATTTCCGTGGGAGAAAGGTGGACACTCTCAGAGCTACGCACTACCTCCCAGTGTGCGTCAAGTCCGACAAGCCTGCCGTGCCCAGGTATCGTTTCCATCATACGGAAATCATCAAGAATGTCTTGTCCCCCAATTCGATGCTAAAGTTCGTGCCCGTCATTCGAGACCTCGACCCTGACGAGGAGCGAGATTACAATCTCTGGCTTGGCGAGCTGGAGAGAATGGACAAAAGCTGTGGATTCGAGACTCTCGGCAGCCGTGACCAGCGGGTCGCCCGGACGATCAAAAAGGAAAGGACTGCGACGCTATCACTATTCTTGGACTCCTGGCTCAGAAAGATCGCTATCGACAACTGTAATCGAACTACCCTGATTCGCCACATGGCAAGTTCAAATTCCGATGATGCAATCACGCCACAGCAAAAGACGAGTCTGGTCAACCTGCACAGCGACGACAATATGGCCGCAACTACGCCAAGGGCTTTGAAAGCTGCGAGGGTGTTCACGGAGGCATTTGATCAAGTCTTTTACCATGACGCTCCTAAAGGAAAGGAAATCCTCCTTCGCGACGTTCTGAAGCTTGACAAGTCCGTCGATGAGATTGTCGAATCGAAGAAGACAGCAAAGGGTGGGCAAGATGACAGCGAAAAGGTAGACTCTTTGGAGCAATGGATCGAAACCCACACGGTTATGGGCTGTCTCATATGCTACAGCAATTCATGCGAGCATGGAGACTACAGCATTGAGAACCACAAGCGCAATTTTTCTATGGATTGCATCGGCATGTACGGGCGAATGTTCTCAGCAAATCGCACGGTATCCTCTAGTGATCCGGTAGAGCCGCTGGAGCCTCCCCCGCCGTGCGAAAGACAGTGCTTCCAGATCTATGGTACCGGCAGCGCTGAAGCGCAGGGGAAGCCATGGACCAAAGATGAGACTCTGTTACTACGCAGCTTGTTCACGATCTTGGATCATAACAAGGTCCGAGTCAAGGCTCAATGCGCTACTGCTGAGATTCTCAATAGAGATTGCCGGGACGTACATCGCCATCTGCAATCTCTGGACATCAGGCTTCCGCCCATTGAAACGATTGATCAGCCGAGGGTCAAAAGCTTTCCTTGGTACGATCGCAAGAGAAAGATGCTCTTGGGCGACTGGCAGGCAGAGACCAACTCTCATGATACCAAG TTAAATCGCGAGTGTGATCCCGACCTTTGCGGAAGCTGCGGTGCTGTTGAGCGAGCCGATCCTGAAAACCGGCACGACGATGCGCTCTTCCAGACCGGTTGCCAGAATACCGCCATCCAACGAGGTGTCAGCAAAGCAGTCGTCCTTGGCAAGAGTCAGTTGGAAGGCTGTGGCTACGGTCTCTTCACTGCAGAAGACATCGCACAGGACGAATTCGTGATTGAGTACACGGGCGAGCTCATCGTGGCAGATGAAGGAGTCAGAAGAGAGGCACGCCGCGGCGAGGCTTTCTCTGTAGAGAAGAGCACATCATATGTGTTCAGTCTCTTAGATTACGAAGGCATCTGGGTCGACGCTGCTATCTACGGCAATCTCAGTCGCTACATCAACCATGCCGTAGAAAATGCTAACGTTCAGCCCGGCATTCTCTACGTAAATGGCGAATACCGTATCCGATTTTCGGCAACTCGCAACATCAAGGCTGGAGAGGAGCTTTTCTTCAACTACGGCGAAAACTTTCCTAATCTTACTAAGAAGATGATCAAGGAGAAGGCTGACATTGAAGGAGACGCAGAGTCTGGACCAGAAGAAGGAGTAATACCGGTCAAACGTGGTCGAGGCGGACGCCGAAAGACAGTCAATGGCACGCAGAAATCAGCTGCCCAGAAACTCGCCACGGCGAAAATCGCGAAGAGCGTTCGTACAGGAGCTCGGAAAGAGGCGCCACAGGTGACGATAGACGATTACGAAGCTTTAGCCGACGTTGACACGGCACCGAGTGCAAGCCGGAAGCGCAAGCGCGTCGCGAAGAGCGATGATGAGGATGAGGACTTTCATCCGTCCTTAGAATCAGAAGAGAATGCTGAAGGGCGAGCCAAGGGGAAGCGGCCAGCCGTATCTCGTCGCCGAAGCGGAATACAACGCGTCAGATCAATGGGTTCTATCATACCCTCAGACTCGGAAGCAGATGGTTCCCAGCGAGCAACCCCTCGTAAGCGTGGACGGGCACGTCCCAATAGTTCTCACGGTGTTAGCAATTCTCAAACAACTGCAAAGACTTCGGCAAACCCCGAGAAATCAGCAGTTGATACGCCGCCTCCGAAAAAGAGGCGCGGACGCCCGCCGAAGAATCCTCGTCCGCCGAGCCCAGCCGTGGAAAAGCCACAAGAGGTGGAGCACGTTGAAAATGAGATTCGCGCCAGTCCGCTTCTCACCCGGAACCCTGAGGCAGAGGGTGGCACGATCTCGGTTGACTTGAGCCAGCCTTCGAGGTCTGCACGGGGCCGCAAGTTTACAACGTCTGCTCTCAGTCAGTCTGTTGAGGATCCTATGGACGTGGACGAAGCTGAGGCGGAGATCGACGCGACTCCTTCGCGGTCTAGAGGTCGAAGGAGGGCTGAGGGCAATTCGATCACAGCTCGTGGGGCATCTCGGGGTGGCCGCACATCTGTGTCAAGAGCGCGTCGCTTGCCTACCGAATCGGATGCTATCGTGGACTCGGATGAAGAAcccctcactctcactccaTCATCCCGGAGGAAGCGGATGCAAAAAAGGGTCTTTGGACCTTTGGAGGTGAACGACAGCGAGTCCAGCTTTAAGATGCCTGGCGTTGGTTCAGACTccgatgatgatgacgacgacgacgatgacgacaTTGTTGGTCTCAAACGCACTTCTAGGCAAAGGAAACTTCCAGCTCGATTCCGTTCATCCGACGAAGAGTCTTGA
- a CDS encoding alcohol dehydrogenase GroES-like domain-containing protein translates to MSPSAVDPPASVGSVKVSKANIGVYTNPAHDLWINEAEPKLEAVQAGEGLQHGEVTVAIRSTGICGSDVHFWKHGCIGPMIVDGDHILGHESAGEILAVHPSVTHLKVGDRVAVEPNVICNSCEPCLTGRYNGCEKVQFLSTPPVPGLLRRYVNHPAVWCHKIGNMSYENGAMLEPLSVALAGMQRAGVRLGDPVLVCGAGPIGLITLLCAKAAGACPLVVTDIDDGRLAFAKELVPTAITHKVGRGTAEEEAKRIVESFGGVEPAVVMECTGVESSIASAVWACKFGGKVFIIGVGRNEISFPFMRASVREVDIQLQYRYCNTWPRAIRLVESGVVDLSKLVTHKFKLEDALGAFEAAKDPKSGAIKVMIQSLD, encoded by the exons ATGTCCCCTTCGGCTGTTGATCCTCCCGCCTCGGTCGGCTCCGTTAAGGTGTCCAAGGCCAACATTGGTGTCTACACCAACCCCGCACACGACCTGTGGATCAACGAGGCCGAGCCCAAGTTGGAGGCCGTTCAGGCCGGCGAGGGGCTGCAGCATGGCGAAGTCACGGTAGCCATCAGAAGCACCGGCATTTGCGG ATCCGACGTTCACTTCTGGAAGCACGGATGCATCGGACCCATGATTGTCGATGGCGACCACATTCTCGGCCACGAGTCCGCCGGTGAGATTCTCGCCGTCCACCCCAGCGTCACACACCTCAAGGTTGGTGACAGAGTCGCCGTCGAGCCGAATGTCATCTGCAACTCCTGCGAGCCTTGTTTGACCGGTCGTTACAACGGTTGCGAGAAGGTCCAGTTCCTGTCCACCCCGCCGGTGCCTGGTCTGCTGCGACGATACGTGAACCACCCTGCCGTCTGGTGCCACAAGATCGGTAACATGTCATATGAGAACGGTGCCATGCTGGAGCCCCTAAGTGTCGCTCTTGCCGGTATGCAGCGTGCCGGTGTGCGCCTTGGCGACCCGGTCCTCGTCTGCGGTGCAGGTCCCATTGGTCTCATCACCCTTCTCTGCGCCAAGGCTGCCGGTGCCTGCCCGCTGGTTGTTACGGATATTGACGATGGACGTCTGGCTTTCGCCAAGGAGCTGGTGCCCACAGCCATCACCCATAAGGTCGGTCGTGGAAccgccgaggaggaggccaAGCGCATCGTTGAGTCCTTTGGAGGTGTTGAGCCGGCCGTCGTCATGGAGTGCACTGGTGTGGAGAGCAGCATTGCTTCGGCTGTTTGGGCCTGCAAATTTGGTGGAAAGGTCTTCATCATTGGTGTTGGACGCAACGAGATCAGCTTCCCTTTCATGCGCGCTAGCGTTCGCGAGGTCGACATCCAGCTGCAGTACCGCTACTGCAACACCTGGCCCAGAGCCATCCGTTTGGTGGAGAGTGGTGTTGTTGACCTCAGCAAGTTGGTGACACACAAGTTCAAGCTCGAAGATGCCCTCGGCGCCTTCGAGGCGGCTAAGGACCCCAAGTCAGGCGCTATTAAGGTCATGATCCAGAGCTTGGACTAA
- a CDS encoding isochorismatase, translated as MRPDLIFGPPGDEWHYDRPSRTYDLTRGRSPAWKVGTSQGPAGTSVSVNPHSTALVIVDLQNYFLHPSCRDHPAGLAAVEQTKRAVEKCRELGIQVIWLNWGLTDDDLARMPASVQRGFSRSLILGEEATNDKGTVARLGLGADLGGGRGRCLVAGEWNADIYEPLKRSSLRPQEDVRCDKNRMSGMWTPEQPLRKYLERTRKDDEDGEEAASGTGDGRGAGGIRTLLFAGVNTDQCVLATLTDAYNAGWDCILIEDCCGTGTPGAPEVCLYNISVSFRFALFFSGLYPLVPPLWSWSWISL; from the exons ATGCGCCCAGACTTGATCTTTGGCCCGCCGGGCGACGAGTGGCACTACGATAGACCGTCGCGAACCTATGATCTCACCCGGGGCCGGTCGCCGGCTTGGAAGGTCGGCACCAGCCAAGGACCAGCGGGGACGTCGGTTTCGGTGAACCCCCACAGCACGGCGCTCGTGATTGTCGATTTGCAAAACTATTTCTTGCACCCCAGCTGTCGAGACCACCCGGCCGGGCTTGCTGCGGTGGAGCAGACCAAGAGGGCTGTTGAGAAATGCCGCGAATTAGGTATTCAG GTAATTTGGCTAAATTGGGGCCTGACCGACGACGACCTGGCGCGAATGCCCGCCAGCGTCCAACGTGGCTTCTCGCGATCGCTCATCCTGGGCGAGGAGGCGACCAACGACAAGGGCACCGTCGCCCGCCTCGGCCTCGGTGCAGatctcggcggcggcaggGGCCGCTGCCTCGTCGCGGGCGAGTGGAACGCCGACATTTACGAGCCGCTGAAGCGGAGCAGCCTCCGCCCGCAGGAGGACGTGCGGTGCGACAAGAATAGGATGTCGGGGATGTGGACCCCGGAGCAGCCGCTTCGGAAATATCTAGAGCGGACTCGGAAGGATGATGAAGACGGTGAGGAGGCTGCCTCCGGGACCGGTGATGGAAGGGGAGCAGGAGGGATACGAACGCTGCTCTTCGCCGGGGTCAACACCGACCAGTGTGTTCTCGCCACGCTGACGGATGCGTATAATGCCGGGTGGGATTGCATCTTGATTGAGGACTGTTGCGGGACCGGGACGCCTGGGGCTCCCGAGGTGTGCCTTTACAATATTTCTGTGAGTTTTCGTTTTGCCCTCTTCTTCTCTGGTCTATACCCTCTCGTTCCCCCACTTTGGTCATGGTCGTGGATTTCTTTGTGA
- a CDS encoding methyltransferase domain-containing protein produces the protein MIHLFFTRTRASSPGEKLEINHRRQIISFQVAFRMVTMSQNGGTVGTEYPDYTEHGRQYGSFRRGRYLFPVDELEKDRLDIFHHLITKARGGLWEVPLPAKSHVLDLGTGTGIWAIDVGDELYRNEDQKAQVLGLDLSLIQPKLIPTCVRFERADVEAPLPAPEQTFDLVHIQMLLGSIRDWPDLYRKSFRHIKPGGYIEQVEIEWIPRSDDNTLESNSLLVFWGENLRRAMHRYGQPIDIIDTKKELHAAGFTDITEKMIRLPTNPWSQNPMEEELGRWFNLGLTHCLEGLTLAPFIQVERWPKHEVDRLVDDLKKEICRLNVHAYCRM, from the exons ATGATCCATCTCTTCTTCACGCGGACGCGAGCTTCATC TCCCGGAGAGAAACTAGAAATCAACCACCGTCGGCAAATAATTTCGTTTCAGGTTGCCTTTCGCATGGTAACAATGTCACAAAACGG TGGGACTGTTGGTACCGAGTACCCTGACTACACTGAGCATGGCCGCCAGTATGGCTCATTTAGACGCGGGCGGTATCTTTTTCCTGTGGACGAG CTCGAGAAAGACAGGCTAGACATCTTCCACCATCTGATAACCAAGGCAAGAGGAGGCCTTTGGGAAGTGCCTCTGCCCGCCAAATCCCATGTCCTTGACCTCGGGACGGGCACTGGCATTTGGGCGATCGACGTGGGCGA TGAGCTATATAGAAACGAAGATCAAAAGGCTCAGGTCTTGGGGCTCGATCTTTCTCTCATTCAGCCCAAGCT GATCCCTACGTGTGTAAGGTTCGAGCGAGCCGACGTGGAGGCGCCACTGCCAGCGCCGGAACAAACCTTCGATCTGGTTCATATTCAGATGCTGCTTGGTTCCATAAGAGATTGGCCAGACCTGTACAGGAAGTCATTCAGGCACATCAAGCCCGGAGGATACATTGAACAGGTGGAAATCGAATGGATTCCTCGTAGCGACGACAACACTCTTGAGTCTAATTCGCTTCTCGTCTTTTGGGGTGAGAACTTGCGGCGTGCGATGCACAGGTACGGGCAACCCATCGATATAATCGACACAAAAAAGGAGCTCCATGCTGCAGGCTTCACAGACATTACCGAGAAGATGATTAGGCTACCAACGAACCCGTGGAGCCAGAACCCGATGGAAGAAGAGCTGGGTAGATGGTTCAACCTCGGCCTTACGCACTGCTTGGAAGGCCTCACACTTGCGCCCTTTATTCAGGTGGAACGCTGGCCAAAACATGAAGTGGACAGACTGGTGGATGATCTCAAGAAGGAAATCTGTCGACTCAATGTTCATGCCTACTGCAGAATGTAA
- a CDS encoding NCS1 nucleoside transporter: MPAIDVSVSSYGYFLLPSSVDRKQSAWKPFKIINLSSSHAFGSAAARLGPIADTLVSNNQLHNPRLFEFTHRASPILPLMLQVHGLTETWVAYLGGQSLLSISTDGTLQCVHSKKYASFFGSWGDTLCQRIRGEKKTKIQSCLGEARQALTYGLWPPQLSPDCLHSDQQVSRIIALRNSPLGRSARNTRTLPPSSSSSLLRELQFPLPNLSQTAVKCRPTSGPHQSRHQGRVGGPSKALQCRGSYLDRSMSPTYTSFALQKSGYSAVRRLSRPDKGSSTFRNEYYYSARHCMFWLLPGFPPTNLSPVHHSQSIFGESNELLMAIFETKSDISSTGGEKKSATDVERGFLGDDHAVHQADFATGTSTYARLQRLAGKLGVEQRGIERVPEDERINDAVANVGTLWCSANMVVSSFAIGVLAIPVFSLGFVDTALTIVFINFLGVLPVCFFSTFGPTFGLRQMVLSRYWFGFYAVKLIAVFNILACLGWSAVNTIVGAQLFHAVNNNMPGWAGILVIAISTLMICTFGYRIVHTYERFSWIPCAIIFLIVLGVFAHSGKFNSMLPMSTGPSEAGSVLSFSASVYGFATGWTSYAADYTCYYPASTSRMKVFLVTFCGLFFTLCFTELLGAAVMTASVTDPTFSDAYANSGIGGLLAAVLVTKLGGFGQFCLVILALSIIANNCPNIYSVSLSLQVLSRKTERIPRFIWVFVGTGIYIAISIPGYDHFESWLENFMLIIAYWLAIYEGVSLTDHVVFRRGIRGYDISDWDTPSRLPPGFAAIVAFLMGVMGAVLGMSQSWFTGPIGKLAGGSFGGDIGFELAFSFAAVSYVVLRTVEKKFFKR, translated from the exons ATGCCGGCTATTGATGTTTCGGTCTCTTCCTACGGATACTTCCTGCTGCCCTCAAGTGTCGATCGAAAGCAA TCCGCATGGAAGCCATTCAAGATCATCAATCTCTCGTCTTCTCATGCTTTCGGCTCTGCGGCAGCTAGACTCGGCCCCATAGCGGACACACTGGTCTCCAACAACCAATTGCA CAACCCTCGACTCTTCGAATTTACTCACCGGGCCTCTCCTATTTTGCCTCTCATGTTGCAGGTTCACGGACTAACAGAAACCTGGGTCGCATACCTGGGTGGCCAATCCCTGCTTTCTATCAGCACGGATGGCACTTTGCAATGCGTCCACTCAAAGAAGTATGCCTCCTTTTTTGGATCGTGGGGTGATACCCTCTGCCAAAGAATCAGAGGGGAAAAAAAGACAAAAATTCAGAGTTGTCTTGGAGAAGCACGTCAAGCCCTGACCTACGGGCTATGGCCTCCGCAACTATCGCCTGACTGCCTCCATAGTGACCAACAAGTATCCAGAATCATTGCCCTTCGAAATTCGCCATTGGGCAGATCAGCCCGGAACACCCGAACTTTGCCTCCCAGTTCTTCTTCTAGCTTACTTCGAGAGCTCCAGTTCCCCTTGCCGAACCTATCCCAAACGGCTGTCAAGTGCCGGCCTACTTCCGGACCACACCAGTCCCGCCATCAAGGACGCGTCGGTGGGCCATCAAAGGCTCTTCAATGCCGCGGTTCTTATCTTGATCGCTCCATGTCCCCCACCTACACCAGTTTCGC ACTCCAGAAATCTGGGTATTCCGCGGTCCGCCGTCTGTCGCGCCCTGATAAGGGTTCCTCCACTTTCCGCAATGAATATTACTACTCGGCTCGCCACTGCATGTTCTGGCTGCTTC CCGGTTTCCCGCCCACGAACCTTTCCCCCGTCCACCATTCTCAGTCCATCTTCGGGGAAAGCAATGAGCTGTTG ATGGCTATATTCGAGACCAAGAGCGACATTTCGTCGACTGGCGGGGAAAAGAAGTCGGCAACCGATGTCGAGCGAGGCTTCTTGGGGGATGATCATGCCGTTCACCAGGCTGACTTCGCAACCGGAACCAGCACATACGCAAGACTGCAAAGGCTGGCGGGCAAGCTTGGTGTCGAGCAGAGAGGTATCGAGAGGGTCCCCGAAGACGAACGAATCAACGATGCCGTCGCCAACGTCGGAACGTTG TGGTGCTCTGCCAATATGGTAGTCTCATCCTTTGCCATTGGTGTTTTGGCTATTCCAGTCTTCAGTCTCGGATTTGTTGATACGGCTTTGACCATTGTCTTTATCAACTTTCTGGGAGTCTTACCGGTCTGCTTCTTCTCGACTTTCGGCCCCACATTCGGTTTGCGACAAATGGTCTTGTCCCGTTACTGGTTTGGCTTCTACGCTGTCAAGCTGA TTGCGGTCTTCAATATCCTTGCCTGTCTAGGTTGGTCGGCGGTGAACACCATCGTCGGTGCTCAACTCTTCCATGCGGTCAACAACAACATGCCTGGGTGGGCTGGTATCCTCGTTATTGCCATCTCGACTCTGATGATTTGCACCTTTGGTTACCGAATTGTCCACACTTACGAGCGATTCTCTTGGATCCCCTGCGCCATCATCTTCCTCATCGTTCTCGGCGTCTTTGCGCACTCGGGCAAGTTCAACAGCATGTTGCCCATGAGCACCGGCCCGTCAGAAGCGGGCTCTGTCCTCTCCTTCTCTGCCAGCGTTTACGGCTTCGCGACGGGCTGGACATCCTACGCGGCCGATTACACGTGCTACTACCCGGCGTCCACTTCCAGAATGAAGGTCTTCCTCGTCACCTTCTGCGGCCTCTTCTTCACCCTGTGCTTCACCGAGTTGCTGGGAGCCGCCGTCATGACTGCCAGCGTTACTGACCCCACGTTTTCCGACGCCTACGCCAACTCTGGAATCGGAGGTCTTTTGGCAGCCGTTCTGGTCACCAAGCTGGGTGGCTTTGGCCAGTTCTGCCTCGTCATCCTCGCCCTTTCGATCATCGCCAACAACTGCCCCAACATCTACTCGGTCTCGCTCTCTCTGCAGGTCCTGTCCAGAAAGACCGAGCGTATTCCCCGATTCATCTGGGTCTTTGTTGGCACTGGCATTTACATTGCCATCAGCATTCCGGGCTACGATCACTTCGAATCATGGCTCGAGAACTTCATGCTCATCATCGCTTACTGGCTCGCCATCTACGAGGGCGTCAGTCTCACTGATCACGTCGTTTTCCGTCGCGGCATCAGAGGATACGACATCAGCGACTGGGACACGCCTTCGCGCCTACCCCCTGGATTCGCCGCCATCGTGGCTTTCTTGATGGGCGTCATGGGTGCCGTGCTCGGCATGTCACAAAGCTGGTTCACCGGTCCCATTGGCAAGCTTGCCGGCGGAAGCTTTGGCGGTGATATTGGCTTTGAATTAGCCTTCTCTTTTGCAGCAGTCTCCTATGTGGTGCTGCGTACAGTCGAGAAGAAGTTTTTCAAGAGATAG